In a single window of the Jaculus jaculus isolate mJacJac1 chromosome 9, mJacJac1.mat.Y.cur, whole genome shotgun sequence genome:
- the Timm22 gene encoding mitochondrial import inner membrane translocase subunit Tim22, with the protein MAAAAPKVGVSGPEAGGSAEAPLQYSLLLQHLVGDKRQPRLLDPRSLGGIPSPAKSEEQKVMERAMESCAFKAVLACVGGFVLGGAFGVFTAGIDTNVGFDPKDPYRTPTAKEVLKDMGQRGISYAKNFAIVGAMFSCTECLVESYRGKSDWKNSVISGCITGGAIGFRAGVKAGAIGCGGFAAFSAAIDYYLR; encoded by the exons ATGGCGGCGGCCGCCCCTAAAGTCGGGGTCTCTGGCCCGGAGGCCGGGGGTTCCGCCGAAGCCCCGCTGCAGTACAGTCTTCTTCTGCAGCACCTGGTGGGCGACAAGCGTCAGCCCCGGCTCCTGGATCCTAGGAGCCTGGGCGGGATCCCGAGCCCCGCCAAGAGCGAGGAGCAGAAGGTGATGGAGAGGGCGATGGAAAGTTGCGCCTTCAAGGCGGTGCTGGCGTGCGTGGGAG GATTTGTCTTGGGAGGTGCATTTGGAGTGTTTACTGCCGGCATTGATACTAATGTAGGCTTTGACCCTAAGGATCCTTACCGTACACCAACTGCAAAAGAAGTTCTGAAAGACATGGGACAGAGAGGAATATCCTATGCCAAAAATTTTGCCATTGTGGGCGCCATGTTTTCATGTACTGAATGTTTGGTAGAGTCT TACCGGGGAAAATCAGACTGGAAGAACAGCGTCATTAGCGGCTGCATCACTGGAGGAGCCATTGGTTTCAGAG CTGGCGTGAAGGCCGGGGCCATCGGTTGTGGCGGTTTTGCTGCTTTCTCTGCTGCAATTGACTATTACTTACGGTGA